In Schizosaccharomyces osmophilus chromosome 1, complete sequence, the genomic window GCACTGGTACGAGCGGAATCGGGTACAGGAATGACAGCATCAATCTTGCTAGCATAATCTTCGCCAAAGCGCTTCATAATGTTGTAGGCCAACTTCTCACCCATGTTAAGTCGAGATTGATAAACGGAAAGGCCATCAATGACAGAGTCCGGACGAGAGAAATAGACGTATTCAAAGATATCAGGTCGGAAGCGCTTGCATGGGACAATTTGACGACTAAAGAGAGTAGGACCTCTTTGACCCGACAAAAGGTCATCGCGATCAGGGCGACGAATGAAAACACATTCGCCAGGACGAATGTCACGAAAATTGCGGAATCCAAATTGAGTCAAAACAACGCTTTCGCTAGCAAGCATATAGTCTTTCCCATGAGGGGTATCGCGTTCGCCGATAACCAAAGGACGAATACCATTAGGATCCCGGAAACCAAGAACGCCAAAACCGGCAATCATGGCAACACATGCATAGCCACCATTCACTCTATCGTAGACGTTACGAAGAGCTTCAAATATatcattttcattaataCGATATTTATCCATACGTTGAAGCTCGTAGGCAAACATGTTCAACAAAAGCTCGGAATCTGAATCTGTATTGACGTGGCGATGAGCTTCCTTGTCCAAGAAACGGCGTAAATCGGGTCCGTTAATCAGATTACCGTTATGACCCATAACTATACCGTAAGGAGAGTTCACGTAAAATGGTTGGGCTTCAGAATTGGCACAGCTTCCAGCAGTCGGGTAACGCACATGACCGATACCCATACTACCGACGAGCTGACGAAGCTGTGATTGATGGAACACATCGGAAACCATGCCCGATCCCTTACATTGATAAAGACGACCCTTATTACCAGCAGTAACTATACCAGCGGCATCTTGACCACGATGCTGCAAACTGTAAAGACCCTCATAGATTTCAGGACAAGCCTGACCATGTCGGTCAGCCAACATTAAGGCTAAAATACCGCACATTTTGACTAAAAATATGGTTAGACACATTCATAAAAGACGATAAATTGAAGCAAGCAAACGTTCACTTAATCACGAGAAGGTGTCAGAGAACATGGGGCAAACCCTGAACTGTAGAGTTAAGTGTGtccataaaaaaaagagataatAAAAATGTAGAATTCTATCGCCATTCATCGCCCTCTTCACCTAATATGAAAGGGATGAACACGAAACGAAATTCCTCTTTTCAGATATtcatgaaacaaaaatatcaatCCCAGTTTACCTCAGAAAGTCCAAGTGCTACATGATATGAATTTCAGAAGTCTAGCATCTAAAATTAAGTGGAAATCATCATAGGCAAACATTCTCTTGGCACACAAGAAAGGCTCCTCGCTTTCGTTTGATTAttcgcttttttttttacttacaTTAGAGTACTATAAAGGACAAATTGTCTTTACAGCTTTCACTGGTTTAACCTCCTTACTTTGGTGTTTGGTTAAGGGTAAGTTAAAATTTGCCAGTACCGAAATAAGTAACTTTTCGCGCTGAGAGACATTTTTATCAGACATTATCTCGTTGTCACGAGTacagatgaagaagataaaatgaaagaaataaaaataaaaaaggaagaaaaatttgtagAATTTGTTGTAAGACCTATAGAACGAACCCCAGAATAATTTCTAAACATTGTACTATGAAGATCAGCATTCATTAAATCaaagatatataaaaaagtatatacGTATTGAAGTAGGTACGATCATGATGAACATAGCAAAAGGTCGTCTCTCAGGCTGGTTTCGATTGTGATGgataaaatagaagaaaaaatatgttCCTTCAATATTAACTCTCGCCGACTAAAGATTCGTTGAATGAGTCATCTGTTTCTATGCCTTATTGAGCTGTGTACGAATCTAATCTGCTGcaatgtttgtttcttggacataaaagaagcaaatttTCATTGGGCCAATCGAGCTGAAACTATGCGAGTCGTTTGAAAATAGAATGCTTCAGTTCTTGCCTCCTGTTGTGTCTTGTTCCATCCCAAGTCTTCTTGCTCCCCTTGCCGTGTGGAATTTCCAGCTGTACTAGGTTTGTGTTGTCAATTTGCAGACTTCTTCATGCATGTATACCAAGCCATTGTATCGAAAAGCattattatatttatgGGGTAGAATCAACCAAATGAATgtatttcaaaacaaatcaaAGAGTGAATAGACCTCCATTCTCGttgcttttgcaaaatgGGTTTGTTTATCAACGATACGGTTCCAGCATGCTAAAGTATTTACGGAAGTGGGTTCTTGGACACTATTTACTTACCATAGGCAGAGTGCTTTAAGACACAGCATTTCTCTATATTATTGTTGAATTCGgcaagtttctttttttttaattcatatttttctctttttgtctttttcaGAATTTGCGTTTCCCTGGGTTCCATAGGATAAATTTTCTtggcaaaaaaaagacttgaCCACGATGTCAATATTGTATGAACCGACCGCATTGCCTCTAGCAAACACTCCTACAATGTTTAATACTGTTCCCGGAAGCAAAGCTCGTCCAAGCTCTCAATCGCAGTCGATTCCAGTGGAATTTCAAGCAGTGCTCTTTGCTGGCTTTGGTAACAGGTGGGTATATaaaccaacaaaagaagggactttctttcaaatcttAAATAACTGATACTAACGGACGGTTTTAGTTTATATCCATTGACCGGCAATGATTCCTTGCCAAAAGCTCTACTTCCTGTTGGCAATAAGCCCATGCTTCATTATCCCTTGTACTGGTTAGAAGCAGCTGGGTTCAGCTCTGTTATCATCATTTGCATGGAAGAAGCCGAGGCTCACATCAGCTCTTGGTTACGCTCTGGTTACGACGGCCATTTAAGAGTGCATGTGGAAGCTCCTACTGTGATGGACGACTCCATGGGTTCTGCCGATGCTCTTCGTGCTGTGTCCCATTTGATCAAGGtatatacttttatttctctttttgcAAGCCATTATTAACATTTGATTGAAGACTGATTTCGTTTGTCTAAGTTGCGACAGCATCACTGATTTGCAACCTTATATGGTTTTAGATCGCTTTCGTTTGAATGACCCTTCTGCGCTCATCGT contains:
- the ade4 gene encoding amidophosphoribosyltransferase Ade4 yields the protein MCGILALMLADRHGQACPEIYEGLYSLQHRGQDAAGIVTAGNKGRLYQCKGSGMVSDVFHQSQLRQLVGSMGIGHVRYPTAGSCANSEAQPFYVNSPYGIVMGHNGNLINGPDLRRFLDKEAHRHVNTDSDSELLLNMFAYELQRMDKYRINENDIFEALRNVYDRVNGGYACVAMIAGFGVLGFRDPNGIRPLVIGERDTPHGKDYMLASESVVLTQFGFRNFRDIRPGECVFIRRPDRDDLLSGQRGPTLFSRQIVPCKRFRPDIFEYVYFSRPDSVIDGLSVYQSRLNMGEKLAYNIMKRFGEDYASKIDAVIPVPDSARTSALQLAQTAELPYVEAFIKNRYIGRTFIMPGQQIRRKSVRRKLNVQLQEFFNKNVLIIDDSIVRGTTSREIVQMARESGAKNVYLASCAPMITHPHVYGIDLADCKDLIAYGKTESEVAESIGADGVIYQSLEDLVASCTTENVSDFELGLFTGEYTTGASTEYLVHLEHMRMVNNRARKNSFAEDEEREAPDDISLHNTHSDASLN